In Drosophila bipectinata strain 14024-0381.07 chromosome 2R, DbipHiC1v2, whole genome shotgun sequence, one genomic interval encodes:
- the LOC138926034 gene encoding G-box-binding factor-like: protein MTSMATTTTMTMASAMTTTMAPPSLPLSRSQPPSPSQSPSPSLSLSTSTSLEQLLTLSQSPPPLPQQQQQQQQQQQQQQQSQQQWQQHNIQYKKQQQEHSPPQQQQQRRQQCWYYQQEQPQPLQQQQQQQQQQHWWQHHQHQQQQQTPPLAPLTTTTTNQQHLQLLQLQQQQQQQQANQLILPQPQPPFFYMKEPNPPQHNMQIQLQMQQQQRLRQQQHHQQQQQKQQQQQQLQNYTTQNITNLNEKINIKNNNNNNNNTNINKRNSIISIFSQNSSVSDSETNEYENEIKNNKKKLKLKQKQKPLQNTETNDMAAQLMDILDVNHLGGLLDELHQLRAENTLLKSQLSENENNDNDNDININIPKTTITSNMPIDRKRMHRKLNDSDEKPKIKTPSPPPPLLQQSSSALDRHQHRHQSIAKNYYRDLVMDDPRHLIYNTCQ, encoded by the coding sequence ATGACATCAATGGCAACGACAACGACCATGACAATGGCATCGGCAATGACAACGACAATGGCACCACCATCCTTGCCATTATCACGATCACAGCCACCGTCACCGTCACAGTCGCCGTCACCGTCATTGTCATTATCAACATCGACATCACTGGAACAGTTATTAACGTTGTCACAATcaccgccgccgctgccgcagcagcaacaacaacagcagcagcaacagcagcagcagcaacagtcgcagcagcaatggcagcaacacaatatacaatataaaaaacaacaacaagaacattcaccaccacaacaacaacaacaacgacgacAACAATGTTGGTATTATCAACAAGAACAGCCACAGCcgttacaacaacaacagcaacaacagcaacaacaacattggTGGCAACAtcatcaacatcaacagcaacagcagacaCCACCATTGGCACcattaacaacaacaacaacaaatcaaCAACATTTACAATTGTTGCaacttcaacaacaacaacaacaacaacaagctaaTCAGCTAATATTACCTCAACCACAACCACCATTCTTTTATATGAAAGAACCAAATCCCCCTCAACATAATATGCAAATTCAATTAcaaatgcaacagcaacagcggcTGCGACAACAGCAGcatcatcaacaacaacaacaaaagcagcagcagcaacaacaactgcaaaaTTATACAACACAAAATATTACTAATCTAAATGAAaagattaatattaaaaataataacaataacaacaataatactaatattaataaaagaaatagcATAATAAGCATATTCTCACAAAACTCATCAGTATCCGATTCAGAAAcaaatgaatatgaaaatgaaattaaaaataacaaaaagaaactaaaactaaaacaaaaacaaaaaccattaCAAAATACAGAAACCAATGATATGGCTGCTCAATTAATGGACATATTGGATGTGAATCATTTGGGTGGCTTGCTTGATGAGCTTCACCAATTAAGAGCCGAAAATACATTATTGAAAAGTCAATTAagcgaaaatgaaaataatgataatgataatgatattaatattaatataccCAAAACAACCATAACATCTAATATGCCCATTGATAGGAAACGTATGCATAGAAAATTGAATGATTCAGATgagaaaccaaaaataaaaacaccatCGCCACCGCCACCGTTGTTGCAACAATCGTCGTCGGCATTGGATCGTCACCAACATCGACATCAATCAATCGCCAAAAATTACTATCGTGATTTGGTGATGGATGATCCAAGGCACCTTATATACAACACATGCCAATAA
- the LOC122321078 gene encoding histone H1-like codes for MSDSAVATSASPVAAPPAPAEKKVAAKKATGSAATKAKKTAAPPSHPPTQQMVDASIKNLKERGGSSLLAIKKYITATYKCDAQKLAPFIKKYLKTAVANGKLIQTKGKGASGSFKLSASAKKEPKPKPSSVEKKTKSKKVSTKKTGATTKKAAGAADKKPKTKKAVATKKTAEKKKTEKAKAKDAKKSGTVKAKTVATKVKPSSAKPKAAKAPKAKPAASAKPKKTVKKAPAPTTAKKPKAKTTAAKK; via the coding sequence atgtcTGATTCAGCAGTAGCTACATCCGCGTCTCCTGTGGCAGCTCCACCGGCGCCGGCTGAGAAGAAAGTAGCAGCCAAAAAGGCAACTGGATCTGCTGCCACAAAAGCGAAGAAGACCGCAGCACCACCATCGCATCCGCCAACTCAACAAATGGTAGACGCTTCAATTAAGAATTTGAAGGAGCGTGGGGGCTCCTCGCTTCTAGCAATCAAGAAGTACATCACTGCCACATACAAGTGCGATGCTCAGAAACTGGCTCCTTTCATCAAGAAGTACCTGAAGACTGCTGTGGCCAATGGTAAGCTGATCCAGACGAAGGGAAAGGGTGCTTCTGGTTCCTTTAAATTATCGGCTTCAGCCAAAAAGGAGCCCAAGCCGAAGCCTTCTTCTGTtgagaaaaaaactaaaagcaagAAGGTATCGACCAAGAAGACCGGAGCCACCACTAAGAAGGCCGCGGGAGCTGCCGACAAGAAgccgaaaactaaaaaagccgTGGCTACCAAGAAGACAgctgaaaagaagaaaaccgaGAAGGCCAAGGCAAAGGACGCTAAGAAGTCTGGTACCGTTAAGGCTAAAACAGTAGCAACAAAAGTGAAGCCATCATCGGCGAAACCAAAGGCAGCTAAAGCCCCAAAGGCTAAACCAGCTGCATCCGCTAAGCCCAAGAAGACggtaaagaaagcaccagctcCTACTACCGCAAAGAAGCCGAAAGCTAAGACCACggcagcgaaaaaataa
- the LOC122321083 gene encoding histone H2B, translating into MPPKTSGKAAKKAGKAQKNITKNDKKKKRKRKESYAIYIYKVLKQVHPDTGISSKAMSIMNSFVNDIFERIAAEASRLAHYNKRSTITSREIQTAVRLLLPGELAKHAVSEGTKAVTKYTSSK; encoded by the coding sequence atgccgccgaaaaccagtggaaaggcagccaagaaggctggcaaagctcagaaaaatataaccaagaacgataagaagaagaagcgcaaGAGGAAGGAAAGCTATGCCATCTACATCTACAAGGTTCTGAAGCAGGTCCACCCTGACACTGGAATTTCGTCTAAAGCTATGAGTATAATGAACAGCTTCGTGAACGATATCTTTGAGCGTATTGCTGCTGAGGCATCGCGTCTGGCGCATTACAACAAGCGCTCGACCATCACCAGTCGGGAAATCCAAACGGCTGTTCGCCTTCTCCTGCCTGGAGAGTTGGCCAAGCACGCCGTCAGTGAAGGAACCAAGGCTGTCACCAAGTATACAAGCTCCAAGTAG
- the LOC122321081 gene encoding histone H2A, giving the protein MSGRGKGGKVKGKAKSRSNRAGLQFPVGRIHRLLRKGNYAERVGAGAPVYLAAVMEYLAAEVLELAGNAARDNKKTRIIPRHLQLAIRNDEELNKLLSGVTIAQGGVLPNIQAVLLPKKTEKKA; this is encoded by the coding sequence atgtctggcCGTGGCAAGGGTGGAAAAGTGAAGGGAAAGGCAAAGTCCCGATCGAATCGTGCTGGTCTTCAGTTTCCCGTTGGACGTATTCACCGTCTGCTCCGCAAAGGCAACTATGCTGAACGCGTTGGTGCCGGCGCTCCTGTTTATCTGGCTGCCGTTATGGAATACCTGGCAGCTGAAGTTCTCGAGTTAGCTGGCAATGCTGCCCGTGACAACAAGAAGACTAGGATCATTCCCCGTCATCTGCAGTTGGCCATTCGCAATGACGAGGAGTTGAACAAGCTGCTCTCTGGTGTCACCATTGCTCAGGGTGGCGTTCTGCCCAACATCCAGGCTGTCCTGTTGCCAAAGAAGACCGAGAAGAAGGCTTAA
- the LOC138926035 gene encoding histone H4-like, with the protein MTGRGKGGKGLGKGGAKRHRKVLRDNIQGITKPAIRRLARRGGVKRISGLIYEETRGVLKVFLENVIRDAVTYTEHAKRKTATAMDVVYALKRQGRTLYGFGG; encoded by the coding sequence atgacTGGACGCGGTAAAGGTGGCAAAGGTCTGGGAAAAGGTGGCGCTAAGCGTCATCGCAAAGTCTTGCGTGATAACATCCAGGGTATTACGAAGCCAGCTATCCGTCGTTTGGCTCGTCGTGGCGGTGTGAAGCGCATCTCTGGTCTTATCTACGAGGAAACTCGTGGAGTTCTAAAAGTGTTTTTGGAGAACGTAATTCGCGATGCTGTCACCTACACCGAACACGCCAAAAGGAAGACCGCGACGGCCATGGATGTTGTTTATGCCCTGAAGAGACAAGGACGCACTCTATACGGCTTTGgcggttaa
- the Tdc1 gene encoding aromatic-L-amino-acid decarboxylase has product MNVEEFRKYGKEVIDYICEYGTNIEERDVAPTLDPGYLKKLLPADAPQSPESFKDVLEDFEQKIMPGVVHWNHPKFFAYFPSGNSFPSVLGDMLSSAIGSIGFSWASCPAAAELETIVMNWYAKALGLPKAFVSDAPGSTGGGALQGSASECVLVSLITARARAISELKGQTSVHDSVFLPSLIAYASREAHSSVEKATKMALVKLRIIDADERGRMRVDLLRQAIQNDVNAGLTPFFVVATVGTTGGCAFDDITEIGKVCRQVSSIWLHVDGAYAGNSFILPEMRVFSAGLEYADSFNTNPNKLLLTNFDASALWVRDVMTLKSALNVNPLYLRHEHLNGVDYRHYGIPLSRRFRALKLWFVFRTYGVKGLQEYIRNHMALAKKFEMLVRKDERFEVRNDVHLGLVCFRMRTGDEPNHMLLAQINHSGKMHMTPAKFNGRYVIRFCVTYEHATEKDILDAWSQIKSMAEEILRDHQLEISSAPTTPEGTERTSSEPMATVAGKPPIKKKLTRTKSLRFSFTRSISREQYQSQSEHLMDGCTPILVVDPKALQENFQQAAADNERNNNSGSSNKNGNAGPTKLKDISDVDTDEASN; this is encoded by the exons ATGAATGTCGAAGAGTTTCGCAAGTACGGCAAGGAAGTGATCGACTACATATGCGAGTATGGCACAAACATCGAGGAGCGCGACGTTGCCCCCACCTTGGATCCGGGTTACCTCAAGAAGCTGCTTCCAG CCGACGCCCCCCAGTCGCCCGAGTCGTTCAAGGACGTGCTCGAGGACTTCGAGCAGAAGATCATGCCCGGCGTGGTGCACTGGAACCACCCCAAGTTCTTCGCCTACTTCCCCTCGGGCAACTCGTTCCCCTCGGTGCTCGGGGACATGCTGAGCAGCGCCATCGGGTCCATCGGTTTCAGCTGGGCCAGCTGCCCGGCCGCCGCCGAGCTGGAGACGATTGTGATGAACTGGTACGCCAAGGCCCTCGGCCTGCCCAAGGCCTTCGTCTCGGATGCGCCGGGCAGCACGGGCGGGGGTGCCCTCCAGGGTTCCGCCTCCGAGTGCGTCCTGGTTTCCCTCATCACCGCCCGCGCCCGAGCCATCAGTGAGCTAAAGGGCCAGACCAGCGTGCACGACAGTGTCTTCCTGCCCAGCCTGATTGCCTACGCCAGCCGGGAGGCGCACTCCTCCGTGGAGAAGGCCACCAAGATGGCGCTGGTCAAGCTGCGCATCATCGATGCCGACGAGAGGGGACGTATGCGCGTGGACCTGCTCCGCCAGGCGATCCAGAACGACGTCAACGCCGGCCTGACGCCCTTCTTCGTGGTGGCCACCGTCGGCACCACCGGCGGCTGTGCCTTCGACGACATCACAGAGATCGGTAAAGTTTGCCGCCAGGTGTCCAGCATCTGGCTGCACGTGGACGGGGCCTACGCCGGAAACTCATTCATTCTGCCCGAGATGCGGGTCTTCTCCGCCGGCCTTGAGTACGCCGACTCCTTCAACACAAACCCTAACAAGCTGCTGCTGACCAACTTTGACGCCTCCGCCCTGTGGGTGCGCGATGTGATGACCCTGAAGAGCGCCCTGAACGTGAATCCCCTCTACCTCCGGCACGAACACCTGAACGGAGTGGACTACCGGCACTACGGCATTCCGCTAAGCCGCCGCTTCCGAGCCCTCAAGCTCTGGTTCGTATTCCGCACCTACGGAGTGAAGGGCCTGCAGGAGTACATCCGCAACCACATGGCTCTGGCCAAGAAATTCGAGATGCTGGTGCGCAAGGACGAGCGGTTCGAGGTGCGAAACGACGTCCACCTAGGACTCGTCTGCTTCCGAATGCG AACCGGCGACGAGCCCAACCACATGTTATTGGCCCAGATCAACCACTCTGGCAAGATGCACATGACGCCAGCCAAATTCAACGGACGCTACGTCATCCGCTTCTGTGTCACTTACGAGCACGCCACGGAAAAGGACATCCTGGACGCGTGGAGTCAGATAAAGAGCATGGCAGAGGAAATCCTGCGCGACCACCAGCTGGAGATCAGCTCGGCCCCCACCACGCCCGAGGGAACGGAGCGAACCAGCTCGGAGCCCATGGCTACAGTGGCCGGCAAACCGCCCATCAAGAAGAAGCTGACCCGCACCAAGTCCCTGCGATTCTCCTTCACGCGAAGCATCTCCCGGGAGCAGTACCAGAGCCAGAGCGAACACCTTATGGACGGGTGCACGCCCATCCTGGTCGTGGACCCCAAGGCACTTCAAGAGAACTTCCAGCAGGCGGCGGCGGACAACGagcgcaacaacaacagcggcaGTAGCAACAAAAACGGCAACGCCGGTCCCACCAAGCTCAAAGATATATCCGACGTAGACACGGACGAGGCGAGCAATTGA
- the LOC108132089 gene encoding uncharacterized protein isoform X2, translating into MLSLIFVKPNPTAMRTFFCSWGAALKATPATGAAHGPVLQEAYNEVVRNLIKNWESPVVYLRDRGFLPRDYEDTSKIKPNLDALMQRMERGTRSQPSAQRISIGIRPTEIRDGPSRNERGLKRGYALLNADKNAAPDGKPPKDDDQETQLLAMKSRLEHMQPLNSKHNLPEPKRQSPTAKSMKPLSTGRTYDEMLQQMIDRTNPVAKHANRTSSLAQVMQSLHGSAKVPDKLLGLGSVGLNVYTGVSPLEREIPYLAAKSKGGKEKEPRDKWESGLAAPNYLNWDMKNGRLDHYSSIEKDAYLNQLVRTFGQKLISKEIQSKGDPQLPVS; encoded by the exons ATGCTCTCCCTTATATTTGTTAAACCTAATCCGACTGCGATGCGCACTTTCTTCTG TTCCTGGGGCGCTGCTCTGAAGGCCACGCCGGCGACCGGGGCTGCCCATGGCCCGGTGCTGCAAGAGGCCTACAACGAGGTCGTGCGGAATCTGATCAAGAACTGGGAGTCGCCGGTGGTGTACCTCAGGGACCGGGGCTTCCTGCCCAGGGACTACGAGGACACGTCCAAGATCAAGCCGAACCTGGACGCTCTGATGCAGCGCATGGAGCGGGGCACACGAAGCCAGCCCTCTGCCCAACGGATCAGTATCGGGATACGGCCCACGGAGATTCGGGACGGGCCGTCGAGAAACGAGAGAGGTCTCAAGAGGGGCTATGCGCTTCTCAATGCGGACAAGAACGCGGCACCAGACGGCAAGCCTCCCAAGGACGATGACCAGGAGACGCAGCTTCTGGCGATGAAGAGCCGCCTGGAGCATATGCAGCCCCTAAACTCCAAGCACAACCTGCCAGAGCCCAAGAGACAGAGCCCGACCGCCAAGTCCATGAAGCCACTGTCCACTGGCCGAACCTACGACGAGATGCTGCAGCAGATGATCGACCGGACGAACCCCGTGGCCAAGCACGCTAATCGGACCAGCAGTCTGGCGCAGGTGATGCAATCTTTGCACGGAAGTGCCAAGGTGCCGGACAAGCTTCTGGGACTGGGCTCTGTGGGCCTGAACGTCTACACTGGGGTCAGTCCGCTGGAGAGGGAAATCCCGTACCTGGCAGCGAAGTCCAAGGGGGGCAAGGAGAAAGAGCCAAGGGATAAGTGGGAATCGGGGCTGGCAGCGCCCAACTACCTGAACTGGGACATGAAGAACGGGCGCCTCGACCATTACTCATCGATCGAGAAGGATGCCTATCTGAATCAGTTGGTCCGAACGTTTGGCCAGAAGCTGATATCCAAGGAGATCCAGTCGAAGGGGGACCCCCAACTGCCCGTTTCCTAG
- the LOC108132089 gene encoding uncharacterized protein isoform X1 — protein sequence MLSLIFVKPNPTAMRTFFWYVLCCSSWGAALKATPATGAAHGPVLQEAYNEVVRNLIKNWESPVVYLRDRGFLPRDYEDTSKIKPNLDALMQRMERGTRSQPSAQRISIGIRPTEIRDGPSRNERGLKRGYALLNADKNAAPDGKPPKDDDQETQLLAMKSRLEHMQPLNSKHNLPEPKRQSPTAKSMKPLSTGRTYDEMLQQMIDRTNPVAKHANRTSSLAQVMQSLHGSAKVPDKLLGLGSVGLNVYTGVSPLEREIPYLAAKSKGGKEKEPRDKWESGLAAPNYLNWDMKNGRLDHYSSIEKDAYLNQLVRTFGQKLISKEIQSKGDPQLPVS from the exons ATGCTCTCCCTTATATTTGTTAAACCTAATCCGACTGCGATGCGCACTTTCTTCTG GTACGTCCTCTGTTGCAGTTCCTGGGGCGCTGCTCTGAAGGCCACGCCGGCGACCGGGGCTGCCCATGGCCCGGTGCTGCAAGAGGCCTACAACGAGGTCGTGCGGAATCTGATCAAGAACTGGGAGTCGCCGGTGGTGTACCTCAGGGACCGGGGCTTCCTGCCCAGGGACTACGAGGACACGTCCAAGATCAAGCCGAACCTGGACGCTCTGATGCAGCGCATGGAGCGGGGCACACGAAGCCAGCCCTCTGCCCAACGGATCAGTATCGGGATACGGCCCACGGAGATTCGGGACGGGCCGTCGAGAAACGAGAGAGGTCTCAAGAGGGGCTATGCGCTTCTCAATGCGGACAAGAACGCGGCACCAGACGGCAAGCCTCCCAAGGACGATGACCAGGAGACGCAGCTTCTGGCGATGAAGAGCCGCCTGGAGCATATGCAGCCCCTAAACTCCAAGCACAACCTGCCAGAGCCCAAGAGACAGAGCCCGACCGCCAAGTCCATGAAGCCACTGTCCACTGGCCGAACCTACGACGAGATGCTGCAGCAGATGATCGACCGGACGAACCCCGTGGCCAAGCACGCTAATCGGACCAGCAGTCTGGCGCAGGTGATGCAATCTTTGCACGGAAGTGCCAAGGTGCCGGACAAGCTTCTGGGACTGGGCTCTGTGGGCCTGAACGTCTACACTGGGGTCAGTCCGCTGGAGAGGGAAATCCCGTACCTGGCAGCGAAGTCCAAGGGGGGCAAGGAGAAAGAGCCAAGGGATAAGTGGGAATCGGGGCTGGCAGCGCCCAACTACCTGAACTGGGACATGAAGAACGGGCGCCTCGACCATTACTCATCGATCGAGAAGGATGCCTATCTGAATCAGTTGGTCCGAACGTTTGGCCAGAAGCTGATATCCAAGGAGATCCAGTCGAAGGGGGACCCCCAACTGCCCGTTTCCTAG
- the Tdc2 gene encoding aromatic-L-amino-acid decarboxylase: protein MDSTEFRKRGMEMVEYICNYLETLNERRVTPSVEPGYLRHLLPTEAPQEPEDWDRIMADVEDKIMPGVTHWQHPRFHAYFPAGNSFPSILGDMLGDGIGCIGFSWAASPACTELETIVLDWLGKAIGLPDHFLALKEGSTGGGVIQTSASECVLVTMLAARAQALKRLKAQHPFVEEGHLLSKLMAYCSKEAHSCVEKAAMICFVKLRILEPDENASLRGQTINEAMEEDELQGLVPFFVSTTLGTTGSCAFDNLPEIGKQLQRFPGVWLHVDAAYAGNSFICPELKPLLKGIEYADSFNTNPNKWLLTNFDCSTLWVRDRIRLTSALVVDPLYLKHGYSDAAIDYRHWGVPLSRRFRSLKLWFVLRSYGISGLQHYIRHHIKLAKRFEELVLKDKRFEICNQVKLGLVCFRLVGSDKLNEKLLSIINESGKLHMVPASVNDRYIIRFCAVAQNATAEDIDYAWDTIVDFANELLEKEQHDELSEIMNRKKQDTLAQKRSFFVRMVSDPKIYNPAINKAGTPKLSMELPSPVVSRGSAPIIRTQSSVDHNSWISWPLAFLFYGNNEDKGSNVSLRFRHLDTNVRTSSSRRNSGAGSSPSPENEQDYVNVQQQQQEQKSPRRSPMVVRKASSSRDTPN, encoded by the exons ATGGATAGCACCGAGTTTCGGAAACGTGGCATGGAAATGGTCGAGTACATCTGCAACTATCTGGAGACGCTGAACGAGCGCCGAGTCACGCCCAGCGTGGAGCCGGGCTATCTGCGGCATCTGTTGCCAA CTGAGGCGCCTCAGGAGCCCGAGGACTGGGACCGGATCATGGCCGACGTCGAGGACAAAATCATGCCCGGGGTGACCCACTGGCAGCACCCCCGTTTCCACGCCTACTTCCCGGCGGGCAACTCCTTTCCCTCGATCCTGGGCGATATGCTGGGCGACGGCATCGGCTGCATTGGCTTCTCCTGGGCGGCCAGTCCCGCCTGCACCGAGCTAGAGACAATAGTCCTCGACTGGCTGGGCAAGGCCATCGGGCTGCCGGACCACTTTCTGGCCCTAAAGGAGGGCAGCACTGGCGGAGGGGTCATCCAG ACTTCCGCCTCGGAGTGCGTCCTGGTCACGATGCTAGCCGCCAGGGCACAGGCCCTGAAGCGCCTGAAGGCGCAGCATCCGTTCGTGGAGGAGGGCCACCTGCTGTCCAAGCTGATGGCCTACTGCTCCAAGGAGGCGCATAGCTGCGTGGAGAAGGCGGCCATGATCTGCTTTGTCAAGCTGCGCATCCTGGAGCCGGACGAAAACGCCAGCCTGCGCGGCCAGACCATCAACGAGGCTATGGAGGAGGATGAGCTGCAGGGCCTGGTGCCGTTCTTCGTCTCCACCACGCTGGGCACCACCGGCTCCTGTGCGTTCGACAATCTGCCGGAGATTGGCAAGCAGCTGCAGCGCTTCCCCGGAGTCTGGCTTCACGTGGATGCCGCCTATGCGGGCAACAGCTTTATCTGCCCGGAGCTGAAGCCGCTCTTGAAG GGCATCGAATACGCCGACTCATTCAACACGAACCCCAACAAATGGCTGCTGACCAACTTCGACTGCTCGACCCTGTGGGTGCGGGACCGCATCCGCCTGACATCAGCCCTGGTGGTGGATCCGCTGTACCTCAAGCACGGCTACTCGGATGCGGCCATCGACTATCGTCATTGGGGAGTTCCACTCAGCCGCCGGTTCCGATCGCTGAAACTGTG GTTTGTGCTGCGATCTTATGGGATTTCCGGACTACAGCACTACATACGTCACCATATCAAGCTGGCCAAGCGGTTCGAGGAGCTGGTGCTCAAAGACAAACGGTTCGAGATCTGTAACCAAGTCAAG CTTGGCCTGGTGTGCTTCAGACTAGTGGGCAGCGACAAGCTCAACGAAAAACTTCTAAGCATCATCAACGAGTCGGGGAAGCTGCACATGGTTCCGGCCAGTGTGAACGATCGATACATAATCCGTTTCTGCGCCGTGGCCCAGAATGCGACTGCCGAGGACATCGACTACGCCTGGGACACCATCGTGGACTTTGCCAACGAGCTCTTGGAGAAGGAGCAGCATGACGAGCTGTCCGAGATCATGAACCGCAAGAAGCAGGACACGCTGGCCCAGAAGAGGTCCTTCTTCGTTCGCATGGTCAGTGACCCGAAGATCTACAACCCGGCCATCAACAAGGCCGGCACCCCGAAGCTGTCCATGGAGCTGCCGTCGCCGGTGGTGAGTCGCGGCAGTGCCCCGATCATTCGGACTCAGAGTTCCGTGGACCACAACTCGTGGATATCTTGGCCGCTGGCTTTCCTCTTTTACGGCAACAACGAGGACAAGGGCAGCAACGTGTCCCTACG CTTTCGTCACTTGGACACCAACGTGCGGACATCGTCTTCGCGACGGAACTCCGGGGCTGGCTCCTCTCCCTCGCCGGAGAACGAGCAGGACTACGTGAATgtccagcaacagcagcaggagcagaagTCGCCCCGGCGGTCGCCGATGGTGGTGCGCAAGGCGTCCAGCTCGCGGGACACCCCCAACTAG